The Mercenaria mercenaria strain notata chromosome 8, MADL_Memer_1, whole genome shotgun sequence genome has a segment encoding these proteins:
- the LOC123565854 gene encoding uncharacterized protein LOC123565854: protein MPRVVQVPSSETEEVNVYNADSSESEDTVNRNFNQTVNSVSELVSSYMRFPINYSLYNVTYLDSESDPYCLRCVIDGQVKKFKKDARTWLHKSSDRKRKIGDEAIRSANIDENGTACKNLKMVSDATQLIACGGTYRSGPYNTDVNNDLLSEISSLGDSDADLTYSEESSPSLDSETRDKYQKSVRFDDTVNTGYRIHALSSGSDESLNAAGKTISSRNIVFQDESELIEDRHYIGSANASRNNIRPGPTPLEVSRKAPDVCFEIEPLQESFLDCTVNLSSKPQPDGLSSNVLPLAQDVKHNPVQKMKYKKRRQEKGKPYNLRSTKKVDLHSTDDGAGQVVPTVKQSRQWEDARYTIEDVRPAAASMNLVRSREDVRPAAASTDLAHTREVVKTDQMPSCSRDDENWPECSSVPKLFVLAGRVLYKHMKSELDKSI from the exons ATGCCAAGGGTGGTTCAAGTGCCATCTTCAGAAACGGAGGAAGTTAACGTATATAACGCTGACTCGAGTGAAAGCGAAGATACAGTAAACAGAAACTTCAATCAAACGGTGAACTCTGTGTCGGAACTTGTAAGCTCTTACATGAGATTTCCCATCAATTATTCGTTATACAACGTTACATACTTGGATTCAGAAAGTGACCCGTATTGTTTAAGATGTGTAATAGATGGACAAGTGAAAAAGTTTAAGAAAGATGCGAGAACTTGGCTTCATAAATCAAGCGACAGAAAAAGGAAAATTGGCGATGAAGCAATTAGAAGCGCAAACATTGACGAAAACGGGActgcatgtaaaaatttaaaaatggtatCAGATGCGACGCAGCTCATAGCCTGTGGCGGAACATACAGATCCGGGCCATACAATACAGATGTTAACAACGACTTACTGAGTGAAATATCTTCTCTGGGAGACTCTGATGCGGACCTAACATACTCCGAGGAGTCTTCACCTTCCTTAGACAGTGAAACGCGagataaatatcaaaagtctgtACGATTTGATGATACCGTTAACACAGGATACCGCATACACGCATTATCCAGCGGTTCGGACGAAAGCTTGAATGCTGCCGGAAAGACTATCAGCAGTAGAAACATTGTTTTCCAAG ACGAATCCGAATTGATTGAAGATCGCCATTATATTGGCTCTGCCAACGCAAGCCGTAATAACATCAGACCCGGCCCAACGCCGCTGGAAGTTTCAAGGAAAGCACCGGATGTCTGTTTTGAGATCGAACCACTACAAGAAAGTTTCCTTGATTGTACTGTCAATCTCAGCAGTAAACCACAGCCCGACGGCTTATCATCTAACGTCCTTCCTCTAGC aCAAGATGTTAAACACAATCCAGTGcagaaaatgaaatacaagaaaaGAAGACAAGAAAAAGGAAAGCCGTATAATTTACGGAGCACG AAGAAAGTCGACCTTCATTCGACAGATGATGGCGCTGGCCAAGTTGTACCAACCGTCAAACAAAGTAGACAATGGGAAGATGCTCGTTACACCATTGAGGATGTCAGACCAGCTGCCGCAAGTATGAACCTTGTTCGTTCAAGAGAGGATGTCAGACCAGCTGCCGCGAGTACTGACCTTGCTCATACAAGAGAGGTTGTCAAAACTGATCAGATGCCATCATGCAGCCGGGATGATGAGAATTGGCCAGAATGCAGTTCCGTACCTAAGCTGTTTGTGCTGGCTGGACGTGTTTTGTATAAACATATGAAATCGGAATTAGATAAAAGCATCTGA